AGCGGCCTGCTGAAGGCGCGCGTAACCGGACGCGGCACGGTGGTCGATGCCGCGATCGTGGACGGCTCGGCGCACATGATGAACCTTCTGATGTCGCTCCGCGCCTCGGGAGGATTCCGCACAGAGCGCGGACAAAGCCTGCTCGACGGCCCACACTGGAGCCGCTGCTATCGCTGTGCCGACGGCAGCTATCTCTCCGTGCAATGCCTGGAGCCGAAATTCTACCGGCTATTCGTCGATAAACTCGGGCTCGGGGACGATCCGGACTTCGCGCGCCAGTTCGAGCAGGGCCTTTGGCCGGATCTGGGCAAGCGCCTCGAGACCCTGTTTCTGGCAAAACCGCGAACACACTGGCTCGCGCTGTTCGAGGGCAGCGACGCCTGCGTCGCACCTGTCCTCGACCCTGAGTCCGCCGCCGGGGATCCGCATATGGCGGCGCGCGGTATATGGTCCGAAGAGGATGGCCGCCTGCAGGCGGCAGCGGCCCCACGTTTCGACGGGAATCCGCCCCCGAGGCCGCGTGCCGCCCCCGAACGCGACGCGCACAGAGACGAGATCCTTGCCGAACTCTCCGGGAGCTAAGCCTCCGGCCGTGGCCAGAAACGTCCGGCGTCGAGAAAACGGGTCCAGGCATGCTCGATCTCGCGATTGGCCTGTACCATCTCCGCGCCATGCCAGCCGATGACCACGCCCGCCGCCTTCGCGAGGTCCTGACCGGCGCTTTCCCCGCCGGAGTCCAGCAAGGCCGAGAGCTGTTCGGCCGAAACCGCAAAATCGTTCGCGTAGCCGAGCAGGTTCTGCAGGCGGGCCGCCGCCTTCGTGAAAGCCTTCGCTTTCTTCGCCTCGAACAGGGAATTGAAGAACTCGGCGGCATAGCGCATTTTCTTCATTTCGAGACGCAACTCGTGCATCGCCTCGCTCGGTCCCTGCAACGCATGACGGCCCATCTTCCGGACCTTGCGAAACCGCTTTTCGAGCCGCGACGCCGCGAATTCCTCGCTCCGTGCCAGATGGTCGAAACGTCCGCCGGACGCGGACAACGTCTCGATCAGCAGCCCGAGATTGAGTTGCAGGGTGGTGAACCGCGGCGACGCCACGGCCGCCCGCGCATCGCGATATCCCATCTCCTGCCGTGCCTCGGCGAGCCCGCGCAGTTCTTTCAATGCGGGAATGCCCGCGCCAAGCGCCTTTTCGACCGGCATGTGCAGGTCCTCGATATAGACGTCCCACTCCCGCGCCTCGCCGAGTGCACTTGCCAGCCATTTCGCCTCGGCACGGACATGCTCGGTCAGCCCGGGGTCGCCGAAGGCGCGAAACATGCCGAGAGAGGCCCGCATCCGGCGCAAGGCGACGCGCATCTGGTGCGGACCTTCGGGATCGTTTGTCTCCAAGATCGCCGCCTCGTTCGCGGCAACCTGCGCCTGGGAGGCCTTCAGGATCTCGACGGCCGATTCGTTGATCCGGCTGCCGCCGGCCAGCACCGGTCTTTCCCCCTTGACCGGCGAAGGCTCCGGCGGCGCGGAAAGCTGTTCCGCCCGGAGCGCCTTGCCGCGATATTCCAGCCTCAGCGGAACTTCCCGATGGATCGCGAGCGCGAGTTCGAAAAGCGCGGCGGAATCGCCGTCCTTGAGCTCCAGTTCAAGCTCGGAAATCGGCATTGACCGGCTTCCCGACCGGATCGCGCCGTGATCGAGGTCGACGGACACGAGCGCGCTCCCGAACCCTCCCTCGAAGCGGACCTCCCGGCTCGTGCGCCTGAATTCGGTAACGAAGCGCGGCTGCAGCCGGTCCCATATCCCGTCGCGCGTCAGGAATTCGCGGATTTCGGGCAGATGGATGAGCTCCAGCACGGGCTCGGCGTCCCGCACCCACCCCTCGATCTCGATCCGTTCCGTCAAACCGGCCTGCCAGCCGCTCCCGACCTTCAGCGTCTGCACGCGGCGCTGTCCGATCTCGCGTATCCGGAGGTTCATTTCCGCCGCGGCAAGCGCCCCGTCAGGCGTATCGAAATAAGTCGCCTTGAGCGGTGTGGTCCTGGCCCGCTCCGTCCCGGCGCCGACGAGAAGGGGCAGCCGCTTCAGTTTCGACTGCCATTTCTCCGGTACCGCCAGCCGAAGTTCCGCTTCCATCGGCGGCGCATCGGGTTTCCTGCTCATACGAGATCCTTCGGCGTGACGAAGCACGTCAGAGTTCCGGCGCCCGGAGCGCACGCGGACCATTCTTCGATATCGAGGTCGATAAATGCCAGGGCGCATGTCGGGAATTTATCCTGCAGCCGGAGCTGGTCCTCGCCGCCTTGCCCCTGGCAGAGGGCAAGGGCGAGACGTTCGAAACCGGGATTGTGGCCGATCATCAGCAGCGTTTTCGCCGCTCCGCCGAAATCTGTGAGCGCTTTGAACAACTGATCCAGTCCGGCCTCATAAATGGAAGCCGTTGTCTCCAGCGCCGTCCGGCGCGGCAGAAAGGGACGGATGACCTCCCAGGTCTGCATCGTCCGGCGTGCCTCTGAACAGAGGACAAGGTCGGGACGGACCCTCTCCTGTTCGAGGAACTTGCCGACAACCAGCGCGGCGCGCTCACCGCGCTTGCTCAGCGGACGATCGAAATCATTGAGGTCCGGCTGGTCCCAGCTCGACTTCGCATGCCGGAGC
The nucleotide sequence above comes from Nisaea sediminum. Encoded proteins:
- a CDS encoding CaiB/BaiF CoA transferase family protein, translated to MLSDIRIVEIEALGPAPFTAMLLADLGADVITVHRKTASDVPGKGERNLLDRGKRSIALDLKDPEDVALLRKLLRTADGLIEGFRPGVMERLGLGPEPCLEIQPKLVYGRMTGWGQSGPRVQEAGHDLNYIGLSGALWYGSPAGVPPFPPPTLVGDIGGGALYLAVGMLSGLLKARVTGRGTVVDAAIVDGSAHMMNLLMSLRASGGFRTERGQSLLDGPHWSRCYRCADGSYLSVQCLEPKFYRLFVDKLGLGDDPDFARQFEQGLWPDLGKRLETLFLAKPRTHWLALFEGSDACVAPVLDPESAAGDPHMAARGIWSEEDGRLQAAAAPRFDGNPPPRPRAAPERDAHRDEILAELSGS
- a CDS encoding CYTH and CHAD domain-containing protein, giving the protein MSRKPDAPPMEAELRLAVPEKWQSKLKRLPLLVGAGTERARTTPLKATYFDTPDGALAAAEMNLRIREIGQRRVQTLKVGSGWQAGLTERIEIEGWVRDAEPVLELIHLPEIREFLTRDGIWDRLQPRFVTEFRRTSREVRFEGGFGSALVSVDLDHGAIRSGSRSMPISELELELKDGDSAALFELALAIHREVPLRLEYRGKALRAEQLSAPPEPSPVKGERPVLAGGSRINESAVEILKASQAQVAANEAAILETNDPEGPHQMRVALRRMRASLGMFRAFGDPGLTEHVRAEAKWLASALGEAREWDVYIEDLHMPVEKALGAGIPALKELRGLAEARQEMGYRDARAAVASPRFTTLQLNLGLLIETLSASGGRFDHLARSEEFAASRLEKRFRKVRKMGRHALQGPSEAMHELRLEMKKMRYAAEFFNSLFEAKKAKAFTKAAARLQNLLGYANDFAVSAEQLSALLDSGGESAGQDLAKAAGVVIGWHGAEMVQANREIEHAWTRFLDAGRFWPRPEA
- a CDS encoding SixA phosphatase family protein — its product is MTRSLILLRHAKSSWDQPDLNDFDRPLSKRGERAALVVGKFLEQERVRPDLVLCSEARRTMQTWEVIRPFLPRRTALETTASIYEAGLDQLFKALTDFGGAAKTLLMIGHNPGFERLALALCQGQGGEDQLRLQDKFPTCALAFIDLDIEEWSACAPGAGTLTCFVTPKDLV